From Paraburkholderia flava, a single genomic window includes:
- the tgt gene encoding tRNA guanosine(34) transglycosylase Tgt encodes MTDDQTHDRTHNTNGTSSTTEAPADGLAFELLTTDGAARRGRLTLNHGVVETPIFMPVGTYGTVKAIQPRELDEIHAQIILGNTFHLWLRPGLETIAAHGGLHNFMGWKKPILTDSGGFQVFSLGELRKITEDGVTFASPINGDKLFLSPEVSMQIQKVLNSDIVMQFDECTPYATNGVPTSHQDAADSMRMSMRWAQRSIDEFRGLGNPNALFGIVQGGMFEDLRDESLAGLAAMDFHGLAIGGLSVGEPKEDMMRVLNHIGPKLPADKPHYLMGVGTPEDLVAGVAAGVDMFDCVMPTRNARNGWLFTRFGDVKIRNATHRNSLRPLDEQCGCYTCRNFTRGYLHHLHRVGEILGAQLNTIHNLHYYLELMSDIRASIETHTFEAFRTTFHENRARGID; translated from the coding sequence ATGACCGACGATCAGACCCACGATCGCACGCACAATACGAACGGCACGAGCAGCACGACCGAAGCCCCTGCAGACGGCCTCGCCTTCGAACTGCTCACCACCGACGGCGCCGCCCGACGCGGCCGGCTCACGCTGAATCACGGCGTCGTCGAAACGCCGATCTTCATGCCGGTCGGCACCTACGGCACGGTCAAGGCGATCCAGCCGCGCGAGCTCGACGAAATCCACGCGCAGATCATCCTCGGCAACACGTTCCATCTGTGGCTGCGACCGGGTCTCGAGACGATCGCCGCGCACGGCGGCCTGCACAACTTCATGGGCTGGAAGAAACCGATCCTCACCGACTCCGGCGGCTTCCAGGTGTTCTCGCTCGGCGAGCTGCGCAAGATCACCGAGGACGGCGTCACGTTCGCGTCGCCGATCAACGGCGACAAGCTGTTCCTGTCGCCGGAAGTGTCGATGCAGATCCAGAAGGTGCTCAACTCGGACATCGTGATGCAGTTCGACGAATGCACGCCGTACGCGACGAACGGCGTGCCGACGTCGCATCAGGATGCGGCGGACTCGATGCGCATGTCGATGCGCTGGGCGCAACGTTCGATCGACGAATTCCGCGGGCTCGGCAATCCGAACGCGCTGTTCGGCATCGTGCAGGGCGGCATGTTCGAAGACCTGCGCGACGAATCGCTCGCCGGTCTCGCGGCGATGGACTTTCATGGTCTGGCGATCGGCGGGCTGTCGGTCGGCGAGCCGAAGGAAGACATGATGCGGGTGCTGAACCACATCGGTCCGAAGCTACCCGCTGACAAGCCGCACTACCTGATGGGCGTCGGCACGCCGGAAGATCTGGTGGCCGGTGTCGCGGCCGGCGTCGACATGTTCGACTGCGTGATGCCGACGCGCAATGCGCGCAATGGCTGGCTGTTCACGCGCTTCGGCGACGTGAAGATCCGCAACGCGACGCATCGCAACTCGCTGCGTCCGCTCGACGAGCAGTGCGGCTGCTACACGTGCCGCAATTTCACGCGCGGCTATCTGCATCATCTGCATCGCGTCGGCGAGATTCTGGGTGCGCAGCTGAACACGATCCACAACCTGCACTACTACCTCGAGCTGATGAGCGACATTCGCGCGTCGATCGAAACCCATACGTTCGAAGCGTTCCGCACGACGTTCCACGAGAATCGCGCGAGGGGTATCGATTAG
- the queA gene encoding tRNA preQ1(34) S-adenosylmethionine ribosyltransferase-isomerase QueA: MFTLSDFDFALPPELIAQTALPERSASRLLEVDSSTTPTQFVDRRFAELPGCITPGDLLVFNDTKVLKARFLGQKASGGRIEVLVERLTGERTALAQIRASKSPAPGTTLRLADAFDVTVGERVEPFYTLHFPADCLTLIEQYGRLPLPPYIEHDPDATDETRYQTVFAQNPGAVAAPTAGLHFDDALLAKLDAHGVERATLTLHVGAGTFQPVRVENIADHQMHSEWYALPQTLVDRIAATRARGNRVIAVGTTSMRALEAAARDAENAGRPLAATSAETDIFITPGYRFRVVDRLVTNFHLPKSTLLMLVSAFAGVETIRAAYRHAIDERYRFFSYGDAMLLTRQDDAGS; this comes from the coding sequence ATGTTCACGCTTTCCGATTTCGATTTCGCGCTGCCGCCCGAGCTGATCGCGCAAACCGCGTTGCCCGAGCGCAGCGCGAGCCGTCTGCTCGAAGTGGACAGTTCGACGACGCCCACGCAATTCGTCGACCGCCGCTTTGCCGAGTTGCCCGGCTGCATCACGCCCGGCGATCTGCTGGTCTTCAACGATACCAAAGTGCTGAAGGCGCGCTTCCTCGGCCAGAAGGCCAGCGGCGGCCGGATCGAAGTGCTGGTCGAGCGGCTGACCGGCGAGCGCACCGCGCTCGCGCAGATCCGCGCGAGCAAGAGCCCGGCGCCGGGCACGACGCTGCGTCTCGCCGATGCATTCGACGTCACCGTCGGCGAGCGCGTCGAACCGTTCTACACGCTGCACTTTCCCGCCGACTGCCTGACGCTGATCGAGCAATACGGTCGCCTGCCGCTGCCGCCGTACATCGAGCACGACCCCGACGCGACGGATGAGACCCGCTATCAAACCGTGTTCGCGCAGAACCCGGGCGCGGTCGCGGCGCCGACTGCCGGCCTGCATTTCGACGATGCGCTGCTCGCGAAGCTCGACGCGCATGGTGTCGAGCGCGCGACGCTCACGCTGCACGTCGGCGCCGGCACGTTCCAGCCGGTGCGGGTCGAGAACATCGCCGACCATCAGATGCACAGCGAGTGGTACGCGCTACCGCAAACGCTCGTCGACCGGATCGCGGCGACGCGCGCGCGCGGCAACCGCGTGATCGCGGTCGGCACGACGTCGATGCGCGCGCTCGAAGCCGCCGCGCGCGACGCCGAGAATGCGGGCCGGCCGCTCGCGGCGACCAGCGCCGAAACCGATATCTTCATCACGCCGGGCTATCGTTTTCGCGTGGTCGACCGGCTGGTGACGAATTTCCATTTGCCGAAATCGACGCTGCTGATGCTGGTGTCCGCGTTCGCCGGTGTCGAGACGATCCGTGCCGCGTATCGTCATGCGATCGACGAGCGCTATCGTTTCTTCAGCTACGGCGACGCGATGCTGCTGACGCGGCAGGACGACGCAGGCAGTTAA